One Capra hircus breed San Clemente chromosome 3, ASM170441v1, whole genome shotgun sequence genomic window, AAATTAGTGAAGAGCCCCTACTGAAGTCTGGAATGCAGAAACCTTGCCCAAAATCCTTATGCTGTGATCATTTCAACCCTAGACTGCAGCCTTCTCTCACTCTGGAAAAAAGTTAttgtttcatgtgtttcttaCCCTCATTGTTTCCCTTCAATGATTCTTACGTTCTCCCTTGCCAATCTCTATCCTCAAATCACTTCTAGACCCATCATGGTTACTGAATGCTGGCCTGGTTACTGAATGCAAAGCCACAGAACGAAGAGCCCAGAAAGAAGTGGAGCTGGGAAGGTTGCTGGGGAAAGAGGAACCCCAGCATCTGAGGGGAAGAGGTGTAGTTTTTCCAAGTCTGGCAGGAAGGCTCGGGCGTCCTCCAGAGCTGCCTGAGCTGCCACAGTAAAGTTAGGGTCACCGGAGATTAAAACATCAAAGACACAGGAATGAAAGTAAGCGTCTTCAACCGGCAGCCCTTCCTTGCACAGCTGTCGGGCAGTATCTATGGTTATAGTTCCCCGACGACTACGCACTGAGCGTGAGAGTCGCTGACTTGGAGGGCATCCGCCAACACAGAGCTGCAGGTCCTGCTCAGCTGAGAAGGCCCTGGCCACATCCTCTGCtactctgatggagaaggagagCTGCCCAGCTGTCTGCCGAATGATTATAGTTGTGCCAATGTAGGCAGCTCGGATCTCCACATGGCTCCCAGGGTTAGCAGTCTGAATGGACAAACTTGAGCCCCCAGGTCGATCACCTCCATTGATAGAACCATCTTCAAAGGCCGCGGGAAGGTTGTCCACCTCAGCCTGGTAGACCTTCTGATCAATGCATTCCTGCATGTTCTTAAATATAATGGTGAGCTGTAAGGgcaagagggaaaacagtttattTGGGGCTCAGTGCAACCCTCCCCTCTTCCATCAACTAGGCCTCATTATTGTACATAATCAGGGATCTGATCCCAGCAGAGATGCAAGGCTTATCACGGTCCTCACTCCTTGATCCTGTCTTTATGTTCCAATACTATTTCATCCCTGCTCCATCCCTTTCCTTCCTGTTTGGGCTCAACTTCAGCTGCTCCCATAGGAGAAGGAAGTTTCCTTTCTGTAACTTCTCAACCCAGAGCTTCTCAACTTTCCTCTCCCCAGCTCTTTTCTGCATTGGAGTGAAATTCCCACGGAGGGAAAGTGATTTACAGGAGCAAGTGTTCGGTAGGAGGGAGTGATTCAAGATGTGAGAGTGGTTCAGGAGGAAAGGGAATAGAGCTGCACTGCTGAAAAGTAGTGGGGTTGGCATGGGAGTGGAACCCTGGGGTGACCATGGAGGAGCAGTTGAGTCCCTGACCTTCCGGGTGGTGGTGGCGTTGGCCCCCAGTGCCACAGGGGAGCTGGTGGCCTGGACAAAGAGGAAGTCATTATCCAGCAAGGGCCAAGCTCCTTGGACACGGCACGTGTGAAAGTGGTGATGGAAGGTGCGCACGTGAGGGTCCCCGAAGGAGGCGCAGTGCAAGAAGCCTGGGGGTTGTCGGTGCAGCCGGGAAAACCGGCCTTCATAGTCACAGGGGTCCGGGGCTGGGGAGCCAGAGGCGCGGATCGGGCCTGCGCCCGGAAAGACGGGGcctcggggtgggggaggggccgtGGGGCCCTGGCGGGAGCAGTTGTGCTGAATCATCAGGTCTTCGATGCCGTGCACAGCAGAATGGAAGGCGAGGTCCCCGCGGCAGGTGCGGGCTGTGCGCCGAGTGCAGAGCGCGTAGGAGCGGAGGGCTCGGCAGAGACCGCTGGAGCCCACCCCTCCACCTCGGCCTCCTCCTCGAAGGGCTCCTGGTGAACCCCCACCTCTAAGGCTCAGAGTGGAAGATACATACTCAGCATTGCAGCGGAGGATCTTGCATTGAGAATAAGCTGAGGGCggaagggagagaggagtgtGAGCT contains:
- the HFE2 gene encoding hemojuvelin isoform X1, which produces MGDPGQCPSPWSPHGSPPTLSILTLLLLLCGHAYSQCKILRCNAEYVSSTLSLRGGGSPGALRGGGRGGGVGSSGLCRALRSYALCTRRTARTCRGDLAFHSAVHGIEDLMIQHNCSRQGPTAPPPPRGPVFPGAGPIRASGSPAPDPCDYEGRFSRLHRQPPGFLHCASFGDPHVRTFHHHFHTCRVQGAWPLLDNDFLFVQATSSPVALGANATTTRKLTIIFKNMQECIDQKVYQAEVDNLPAAFEDGSINGGDRPGGSSLSIQTANPGSHVEIRAAYIGTTIIIRQTAGQLSFSIRVAEDVARAFSAEQDLQLCVGGCPPSQRLSRSVRSRRGTITIDTARQLCKEGLPVEDAYFHSCVFDVLISGDPNFTVAAQAALEDARAFLPDLEKLHLFPSDAGVPLSPATFPAPLLSGLFVLWLCIQ
- the HFE2 gene encoding hemojuvelin isoform X2; the protein is MIQHNCSRQGPTAPPPPRGPVFPGAGPIRASGSPAPDPCDYEGRFSRLHRQPPGFLHCASFGDPHVRTFHHHFHTCRVQGAWPLLDNDFLFVQATSSPVALGANATTTRKLTIIFKNMQECIDQKVYQAEVDNLPAAFEDGSINGGDRPGGSSLSIQTANPGSHVEIRAAYIGTTIIIRQTAGQLSFSIRVAEDVARAFSAEQDLQLCVGGCPPSQRLSRSVRSRRGTITIDTARQLCKEGLPVEDAYFHSCVFDVLISGDPNFTVAAQAALEDARAFLPDLEKLHLFPSDAGVPLSPATFPAPLLSGLFVLWLCIQ
- the HFE2 gene encoding hemojuvelin isoform X3; its protein translation is MQECIDQKVYQAEVDNLPAAFEDGSINGGDRPGGSSLSIQTANPGSHVEIRAAYIGTTIIIRQTAGQLSFSIRVAEDVARAFSAEQDLQLCVGGCPPSQRLSRSVRSRRGTITIDTARQLCKEGLPVEDAYFHSCVFDVLISGDPNFTVAAQAALEDARAFLPDLEKLHLFPSDAGVPLSPATFPAPLLSGLFVLWLCIQ